In one window of Camelina sativa cultivar DH55 chromosome 15, Cs, whole genome shotgun sequence DNA:
- the LOC104745394 gene encoding T-complex protein 1 subunit eta-like isoform X4, with protein sequence MVVDAVMAIGNDDRLNLIGIKKYFADCDIFCAGRVAEEDLNRVAAAAGGTVQTSVNNIIDEVLGTCEVFEEKQVGGERFNIFSGCPSGRTATIVLRGGTDQLVEEAERSLHDAIMRRVVKNSTVVPGGGAIDSLLPLV encoded by the exons ATGGTTGTTGATGCTGTAATGGCTATTGGGAACGACGACAGGCTAAATCTGATTGGGATCAAGAAG TATTTTGCGGATTGTGATATATTCTGTGCTGGTCGTGTGGCAGAAGAAGATCTTAACCGTGTGGCTGCTGCAGCTGGAGGAACAGTTCAGACAAGTGTTAACAACATAATAGATGAG GTTCTTGGAACTTGTGAGGTTTTTGAGGAGAAACAAGTTGGTGGGGAGAGGTTTAACATATTCAGTGGTTGCCCTTCAGGCCGTACAGCAACTATTGTCCTCCGTGGTGGAACTGATCAG TTAGTCGAAGAAGCTGAGCGGAGTTTACATGATGCGATTATGAGAAGGGTTGTGAAGAACTCAACTGTTGTTCCTGGAGGTGGAGCTATAGAT